In Thermanaerothrix sp., the genomic window CCCCGGCCCCGCGGAGCATCTCCACCACCGAAGCGTCGTAAGGGGATATCCAGTTCTCCAACATCCTGGAACCGCAGGTGGTCCTCTTGCCCTTTACGCAAAGGTTGTCCTTGATGAGCACCGGCACCCCCGCCAAAGCCCCCGGGTGCTCCCCCGACGCCACAACTCCATCCACCCGAGCAGCGTCCTCAAGGGCCTCCTCGGCGTAAACCTCAAGGCAGGCCCTTATGCGACCATCCAGGGAGTCTATCCTCTCAAGACAGGATTCAACCACCTCCCTGGAGCTCATCTCCCCCCTGATTACACCCTCGGCGATACGCCAGGCGGGAAGCTCGTAAAGATCCATGCCGCAATCACTCCCTAACCCCTATCCTAGGGACCTTGAAGAAGTGCCCCTCCCGCCTTGGAGCCCCCAAAAGGGCCAGCTCCGAGTCCCTCCAGCGCCTAACGTGGTCCTCCCTCATGCGGCCCACGGGCTCCTGATCCTCCAAATACCCAACCCCCTGAAGCTCCACGGAGCGAAGGGCCTCAAAGTGCTCTCCCAGCTTCTTGAAGTGCTCCACCATGGAGGACACCTGTTCTCCCTGAAGCTCAAGCCTCGCCAAAGCAGCTATGCGGCGCACCTCTTCCTCATCTATCCTCACGGTTAACCACCACCCCGTCCTTAAGGAACTCCCCTATCAACCCTAAAAACCGATCCTCGTCCCAGACCGGAACTCCAAGGGAAGCGGCTTTTGAAAGCTTGCTGCCTCCCCCTTCGCCTGCCACCACCGCGGTGACGTTCCTAGAGACCGAATCGGATACCTGGCCGCCAAGCTGGATTACCAGCTCCTGGGCCTCCTTACGCCTCATGGAGCTCAGCTCTCCTGTGAAAACCAGCCTCATGCCCCTAAGAGGAGCCTCCCCCTGAGGCCTACTCTCCTCCCGGGTCCTGACCCCAACGGCCATGAGGTTTTCACACAACCGCATGTTCCCAGGATCACGGAAGAAATCCACGACCCCCTTGGCCACCACTGGGCCCACCCCGCTGATGGATGACAGATCTTCCAAGGAGGCGCTCATGACCGCATCAAGGGAGCCGAAACGGTCCGCCAAGTCCCTGGCGGTCCTCTCCCCCACTCCGGGAATCCCCAAAGCGTAAAGGAGCTTCCTAAGGGGTCTATCCTTGGCGGCCTCCAAAGCCCTCACCATGTTCTCCCCGGACTTCTTTCCCATCCTGTCCAACTCAAACCAGTCCTCAACGGTCATGCGGAAGAGGTCCGAGAAGTCCTTAACCAATCCCCGCCGCACCAACTGCTCCGCAACCTTATCGCCAAGGCCCCTTATGTCCATGCCGTCCCGGGATGCGAAGTGGATCAGCCCCTCCTTCAACTGGGCAGGACAAGACCTGTTAGGACAGCGGAGAGCCACCTCCCCCTCCAACCTGACCGCCGGGGAACCGCATACGGGACACGATGACGGAACCTCAAAGGGCAAGGCCCCTTCGGGCCTTAGGGCCATATCCACCCGGACCACCTCAGGGATTATCTCCCCCGCCTTCCTGACCCATACCGTGTCACCCACCCGGACGTCCTTGCGCTTCAGCTCATCGAAGTTATGAAGGCTGGCCCTTCTTACCTCCGTGCCGGAGAGCCTCACGGGCTCCAAAACCGCAGTGGGGGTAAGAACTCCGGTCCTTCCCACGGACACCTCTATGTCCAAAACCCTGGTGGGCCTTTCCTCCGGCGTGAACTTGTAAGCTATCGCCCACCGGGGGGAACGGCTGGTGCTGCCAATGGCATCCCTAAGGTCCAGAGGGTCCAGCTTTATGACCACCCCGTCGGTATCAGCCAGGTAGGAATGCCTCTTTTGATCCCAGAACTCAAGATACTCCAAGACCTCCGACGCCCTAACGCACCTTCTAAAATCCTCCTGCACCGGAAATCCCTGCCCCTTAAGCCACTCAAGGAGCTCCACCTGGGTGCTCACCCCCACGTCGTTGTGGTTCACCAGGTGATAGAAGAAGGCGTTGAGCCTTCGGGATGCGGTGACCTTAGGATCCAGCTGCCGCAGGGACCCCGCGGCGGCGTTCCTGGGGTTCGCAAAGGTGCTGAGCCCCTGCTCTTCCCTGTGGCGGTTCAGCTCCGCAAAGTCGGCCCTGCTCATGAAAACCTCTCCCCGGACCTCCAGGTACCCCTTGTAGGGTATCTCCTTGGGGATGGCGCCTATGGTCATGACGTTTTGGGTGACGTCCTCTCCCACGGCTCCATCTCCCCTGGTGGCACCCCTTACGAGACGGCCGCCCTCATAGGTCACGCTTATCGCAAGACCGTCAAGCTTGGGTTCACAAACTACCGGGGCATCAAAACCCAAGGAATCGGCCAACCTCCGCAAGAAGTCTTCAACCTCCGAGGGGGAGACCGCGTTGTCCAGGCTCTGCATGGGCACCCCATGAGGCACCCGTTTGAAGCCCTCGGACAGGCCGCCGGAGACCCTCCTTAAAGGGGAATCCTCAAGGGCAATGTCTGGGAAGGACCGCTCCAGGTATGAAAGCTCCCGAACCAGCCGGTCGTAATCCCCATCGCTTATCTCCGGCGAGTCCTCCTGATAGTAGAGCCGGTCGTGGTACCGTATAAGCTCCGCCAACTCCTCCATCCGCTTTCGGGCCTCAGAGCGGTCCACCGGACAGCACCTCCTAGGCCTTGGGCTTCATGGTGGGGAACAGGATAACGTCCCTTATGGACTTGGAGTCGGTGAGCAACATGACCAGACGGTCTATTCCTATGCCCATTCCGCCAGTGGGAGGCAGCCCGTATTCCAAGGCGTTAACGAAGTCCTCGTCGAACACGTGGGCCTCCTCGTCACCGGCCTCCTTCTGCTTGACCTGCTCCAAGAACCGCTCCCTCTGATCCAGCGGGTCGTTGAGCTCGCTGAACGCATTGGCCAGCTCCGAACCGTTGACAAATAGCTCAAACCGGTCGGTTATGTCCGGGTTGGCGGCGTTGCGCTTGGCCAGGGGGGATATGACGGTGGGATGCCCTATGACGAAGGTGGGCTGGATCAGCTTGTCCTCCACGTAGGCATCGAAGAACTCGGGCAGGAGGTGATACCTGGTCTCATACCCCTTGAGCTCCTCCACCACCTTCCTCTCCAGAGCTATCCTCCTGGCCTCCTCATCGCTTATGGAAGAGAAGTCTATGCCGGTGTGCTCCTTCACCAAGTCCATCATGGTAGCCCTTCGGAACGGAGGCTCAAAGGAGATCTCCCGCCCCTGGTAGGTGAACACCCTTGATCCCATCTCGTCCGCACAGGCAACCAATATCTCCTCGCAGAGGTTCATCATGTCCTCGTTGTTGGCGTAGGCCCAGTAAACCTCCATGGCGGTAAACTCCGGGTTGTGCTTCAAGTCTATGCCCTCGTTCCTGAAGTTGGGGCCTATCTCGTAAACCCGGTCGAACATGCCCACCACCAGCCTCTTGAGGTACAGCTCCGTGGCTATCCTAAGGTACATGGGTATGCCCAAGGCGTTATGGAAGGTCACGAAGGGCCTGGCGTTGGCTCCCCCCGCGAGGGTGGAGAGGATAGGGGTGGTGACCTCCAAGGTGCCGTGGGAGTCCAATACCCGCCTCACGGTCTGGATTATCCTGGTCCTCTTGCGGAAGGTCTGGCGAACCTCCGGATTCACCATGAGATCCAGGTAGCGCTGCCGGTAGCGCACCTCCTGGTCCTTGAGGCCGTGCCACTTCTCGGGAAGAGGCCTTAGGGCCTTGCTCAACAGCTTGAACTCCTTGACCTTGATGGACAGCTCCCCCCTCTGGGTCCTGAAGGGGGTACCCTTAACCCCAAGGATGTCACCGGTGTCCACCCACTTCTTGAAGAACCCGTAGGCATCCTCCCCCATGTTGTCCAGCTGGAAGTACAGCTGAATCCTGCCGCTGTCCTCCTCCATGGTGGCAAAGGAAGCCTTGCCGTGCCTCCTTAAGGTCATGACCCGGCCCGCCAGGGAAAGCTCCTCTTCTCCCTCTTCGTCCTGGCCTAAGGACTCGTAATTCTCCCTCACCCAACTCACCGAGTGCCGGCGGTCGAACTTGTCAACCGCGAAAGGATCGTACCCCTCCTCCTGCCTAAGACGAAAGAGCTTGTCCTTCCTCTGGCGGAATATCTCCTCCTCGGGCATGCAGCCCTGGGACTGGTTTCGCTCACTTCCGTCGCTCATACCTAAAATCCTCCCTTGATGTCATCTTCGCCGCACAACGGCACAGATCCACCCCCAAAGGCGGTGGACGGATTTACGTCTTTCAGCGTCGATTCTATCAAATTTACCGGGGACAAACACAGAAAACCACAGTTAAATTTCCAGCCCGGCAATGAAATCCTTAAGTTCAATCCAGCTCTTCATGCCCATCATTCGGTTTCTCCTCTCGGCATCACCGGGATGCCCCTTAAGGGCCGCGGCGGCCATGCGCTTAACAAGCAAAAGACAGGTCCTCTCCCCCTCCCTGGCAAGGAGCATATCCCCCAGTTCCAAAAGGGCATCCACGAGACTTACCGGAGCGGAACATGGGTTTAACCCCAACGCCGCGGAACAACGCCAAGCAAGAAGCGGGTCCTTCACAAAACCCCTGGCCAGCAACACCGCGGGGCACCCACCTTCAAGGTAACGCAGGACGTCGCTAGGTGAAAACACATCTCCGGACCCCACCACAAGGCCAGGGAAGCTCCTGGCAAGCCCAAGAACCTGCTCCACGTCGGCCTTCCCCTCGTATCGCTGCGGAGCGGTCCTTCCATGCACCATCAAAAGGTCTGCTCCGGCATCAAGCAATCCACCGCAAAACCTGGCGGTATCCAGGAAACCTCCAGGCATTACCCTGCACTTAACCCACACGGGAAGCCCCAGTCCCTTGAGAAGCCTCACCGCCCTGAAGGCCTCCGAAGGGTTCTCCATCATGGCCGCCCCAGCACCCTTCTTGGTCACCTTGGGCATGGGACAGGCCATGTTCACCTCCAGGGCCTTGAAAGGATAGGCTTCAAGGGCTATCCGGGCCCCCTCCAACAGACAATCGCCGTGGGGCCCGAACAGCTGGGGCACTATGGGCTCCTCCCCATCGGCGGGTATCAATATGTCCGCGCTCTTCCTGCCACCATATATCAGCCCAAAGGCGCTCACCATCTCGGTGTGAACCAGGGACACCCCAAGCCGCCTTTGAAACAGCCTGACCGAAGGGGTGGTGACGCCCGCCATGGGAGCCAGCCACAAAGGGCCCTCCACCACCACGCCCCCAATGTAAGACGGATAAGACCAACCCATCATGGACGGTTCTTCTCGTATATCATCTTAAGCCCCTTGAGGGTAAGCCACGGATCCACTATCACATCGAACTTGGAGTGCTCCGCCAAGATCTTGGCGTGGCCGCCGGTGGCGACCACCGGGAATCGCTCCCCAAGCTCCGCAAAAACCCTCTCCACCAGGGCGTCTATCATGCCCGCGTAGCC contains:
- the ligA gene encoding NAD-dependent DNA ligase LigA encodes the protein MDRSEARKRMEELAELIRYHDRLYYQEDSPEISDGDYDRLVRELSYLERSFPDIALEDSPLRRVSGGLSEGFKRVPHGVPMQSLDNAVSPSEVEDFLRRLADSLGFDAPVVCEPKLDGLAISVTYEGGRLVRGATRGDGAVGEDVTQNVMTIGAIPKEIPYKGYLEVRGEVFMSRADFAELNRHREEQGLSTFANPRNAAAGSLRQLDPKVTASRRLNAFFYHLVNHNDVGVSTQVELLEWLKGQGFPVQEDFRRCVRASEVLEYLEFWDQKRHSYLADTDGVVIKLDPLDLRDAIGSTSRSPRWAIAYKFTPEERPTRVLDIEVSVGRTGVLTPTAVLEPVRLSGTEVRRASLHNFDELKRKDVRVGDTVWVRKAGEIIPEVVRVDMALRPEGALPFEVPSSCPVCGSPAVRLEGEVALRCPNRSCPAQLKEGLIHFASRDGMDIRGLGDKVAEQLVRRGLVKDFSDLFRMTVEDWFELDRMGKKSGENMVRALEAAKDRPLRKLLYALGIPGVGERTARDLADRFGSLDAVMSASLEDLSSISGVGPVVAKGVVDFFRDPGNMRLCENLMAVGVRTREESRPQGEAPLRGMRLVFTGELSSMRRKEAQELVIQLGGQVSDSVSRNVTAVVAGEGGGSKLSKAASLGVPVWDEDRFLGLIGEFLKDGVVVNREDR
- the gatC gene encoding Asp-tRNA(Asn)/Glu-tRNA(Gln) amidotransferase subunit GatC codes for the protein MRIDEEEVRRIAALARLELQGEQVSSMVEHFKKLGEHFEALRSVELQGVGYLEDQEPVGRMREDHVRRWRDSELALLGAPRREGHFFKVPRIGVRE
- a CDS encoding tRNA-dihydrouridine synthase family protein; protein product: MEGPLWLAPMAGVTTPSVRLFQRRLGVSLVHTEMVSAFGLIYGGRKSADILIPADGEEPIVPQLFGPHGDCLLEGARIALEAYPFKALEVNMACPMPKVTKKGAGAAMMENPSEAFRAVRLLKGLGLPVWVKCRVMPGGFLDTARFCGGLLDAGADLLMVHGRTAPQRYEGKADVEQVLGLARSFPGLVVGSGDVFSPSDVLRYLEGGCPAVLLARGFVKDPLLAWRCSAALGLNPCSAPVSLVDALLELGDMLLAREGERTCLLLVKRMAAAALKGHPGDAERRNRMMGMKSWIELKDFIAGLEI
- the lysS gene encoding lysine--tRNA ligase, whose amino-acid sequence is MSDGSERNQSQGCMPEEEIFRQRKDKLFRLRQEEGYDPFAVDKFDRRHSVSWVRENYESLGQDEEGEEELSLAGRVMTLRRHGKASFATMEEDSGRIQLYFQLDNMGEDAYGFFKKWVDTGDILGVKGTPFRTQRGELSIKVKEFKLLSKALRPLPEKWHGLKDQEVRYRQRYLDLMVNPEVRQTFRKRTRIIQTVRRVLDSHGTLEVTTPILSTLAGGANARPFVTFHNALGIPMYLRIATELYLKRLVVGMFDRVYEIGPNFRNEGIDLKHNPEFTAMEVYWAYANNEDMMNLCEEILVACADEMGSRVFTYQGREISFEPPFRRATMMDLVKEHTGIDFSSISDEEARRIALERKVVEELKGYETRYHLLPEFFDAYVEDKLIQPTFVIGHPTVISPLAKRNAANPDITDRFELFVNGSELANAFSELNDPLDQRERFLEQVKQKEAGDEEAHVFDEDFVNALEYGLPPTGGMGIGIDRLVMLLTDSKSIRDVILFPTMKPKA